One Desulfovibrio fairfieldensis genomic window carries:
- the pdxS gene encoding pyridoxal 5'-phosphate synthase lyase subunit PdxS, with product MEQGTIRLKTGLAEMLKGGVIMDVTTPEQAKIAEEAGACAVMALERVPADIRAAGGVARMADPTIVKKIMEVASIPVMAKARIGHFVEARILEALGVDYIDESEVLTPADDRYHIDKRDFTVPFVCGCRNLGEALRRIAEGAAMIRTKGEPGTGNVVEAVRHCRQVMDEIRMLCALPDAEVPNFAKECGAPLEICLIVRKEGRLPVVNFAAGGIATPADAALMMHLGCDGVFVGSGIFKSGDPAKRAKAIVQAVTNYKDYAVLAEISRDLGEPMVGIEISSIPDAERMQERGW from the coding sequence ATGGAACAGGGCACCATCCGCCTCAAGACCGGCCTTGCCGAAATGCTCAAGGGCGGCGTCATCATGGACGTCACCACCCCGGAACAGGCGAAAATCGCCGAGGAAGCGGGCGCCTGCGCCGTCATGGCCCTGGAACGCGTGCCGGCCGACATCCGCGCCGCCGGCGGCGTGGCCCGCATGGCCGACCCCACTATCGTCAAAAAGATCATGGAAGTGGCCAGCATTCCGGTCATGGCCAAGGCGCGCATCGGCCACTTTGTGGAAGCCCGCATTCTGGAAGCCCTGGGCGTGGACTACATTGACGAAAGTGAAGTGCTGACTCCCGCCGACGACCGTTACCATATCGACAAGCGCGACTTTACCGTGCCCTTTGTCTGCGGCTGCCGCAACCTGGGCGAAGCCCTGCGCCGCATCGCCGAAGGCGCGGCCATGATCCGCACCAAGGGCGAGCCCGGCACCGGCAACGTGGTGGAAGCCGTGCGCCACTGCCGCCAGGTCATGGACGAAATCCGCATGCTCTGCGCCCTGCCCGACGCCGAGGTGCCCAACTTCGCCAAGGAATGCGGCGCGCCCCTGGAAATCTGCCTGATCGTGCGCAAGGAAGGCCGCCTGCCCGTGGTCAACTTCGCGGCCGGCGGCATCGCCACCCCGGCCGACGCGGCCCTGATGATGCACCTGGGCTGCGACGGCGTGTTCGTGGGCTCGGGCATCTTCAAGTCCGGCGACCCGGCCAAGCGCGCCAAGGCCATCGTGCAGGCCGTGACCAACTACAAGGATTACGCCGTACTGGCCGAAATCTCCCGCGACCTGGGCGAACCCATGGTGGGCATCGAGATTTCCTCCATTCCGGATGCAGAGCGCATGCAGGAACGGGGCTGGTAA
- the tehA gene encoding dicarboxylate transporter/tellurite-resistance protein TehA, with product MAERTLTPLDGYFPIPAAYFGMVLGIIGMGSAWRFAAQHWALPAVVGECLMALGVAVWLVLTCVFIYKWLFRRAAALAEVRDAIQCCFISLFPGTTMLVGVAVAPYARPLAFWLIVLGTVGQLAFAAYRSAGLWRGQHTPEATTPGVYLPTVASNLISAIALGSLGYGHWGFLFLGAGIFSWLSLEPVILARLRTMGELPRPVRPTIGIQLAPPLVACTAYLSVNGGVADIFAQVLFGYGLLQLIFLARLLVWTFEQPFSPSFWSFSFGISALSASALRFLAHDPTSPISLLSWPIFIFSNLVIGLLIIGTLIRIVQGRFLLPRPRSAGSAA from the coding sequence ATGGCGGAACGGACGCTTACGCCGCTGGACGGGTATTTTCCCATCCCGGCCGCGTATTTCGGCATGGTACTGGGCATCATCGGCATGGGTTCGGCTTGGCGTTTCGCCGCGCAGCACTGGGCGTTGCCCGCGGTTGTGGGCGAATGCCTGATGGCGCTGGGGGTGGCCGTCTGGCTGGTTCTGACCTGCGTGTTCATCTATAAATGGCTGTTCCGCCGGGCGGCGGCGCTGGCCGAGGTGCGCGACGCCATTCAATGCTGTTTCATCAGCCTGTTTCCCGGCACCACCATGCTGGTGGGCGTGGCCGTGGCTCCGTATGCCCGCCCGCTGGCCTTCTGGCTGATCGTGCTGGGCACGGTGGGCCAACTGGCCTTTGCCGCCTACCGCAGCGCCGGGTTGTGGCGGGGACAGCATACGCCCGAGGCGACCACGCCGGGCGTGTATCTGCCCACGGTGGCCAGCAACCTGATCAGCGCCATTGCCTTGGGCAGCCTGGGTTACGGCCATTGGGGCTTTCTCTTTCTGGGCGCGGGCATTTTTTCCTGGCTCAGCCTGGAACCGGTAATTCTCGCGCGTCTGCGCACCATGGGCGAACTGCCCAGGCCGGTGCGTCCGACCATCGGCATCCAGCTCGCGCCGCCCCTGGTGGCCTGTACGGCCTATCTGTCGGTCAACGGCGGAGTGGCGGACATTTTTGCCCAGGTGCTCTTCGGCTATGGCCTCCTGCAACTGATCTTTCTGGCCCGGCTGCTGGTCTGGACCTTTGAGCAGCCCTTTTCCCCCTCCTTCTGGAGCTTCTCCTTCGGCATTTCCGCCTTGTCCGCATCCGCGTTGCGTTTTCTGGCGCACGATCCGACCAGCCCCATTTCGCTGCTGAGCTGGCCGATCTTTATTTTTTCCAATCTGGTTATCGGGCTTTTGATCATCGGCACCCTGATCCGTATCGTCCAGGGCAGGTTTCTGCTGCCCCGGCCTCGTTCGGCCGGTTCCGCAGCCTGA
- a CDS encoding ABC transporter substrate-binding protein, whose translation MRGRGLLSGNDKPGPRRLALVLLIALNTFFLSGFLFHVGNRNMEYDDALPRKTLITFLGIQYDAENQSCIEQILNGYSAAHNDMLVSYEGIALNAYSRLLNQRLKKDDRADDVFMLPPDCLRSYQRRGRLADLSGLPALTAYRPEVLGQMQMGGRPYIATTSLGARGLFANLDLLARYGVSTPRNGKAFLAACETFRAQGITPISADREALKTVLTAVSLTPPGGPIRENAAAFLAALNASPDRLEQAVGKGFALLALLRDKGYICMEDVRGIGSVRFNGLFCSGGRPFMIGGTWLSPGLAQARLGFRFKVFPLPLGESAPVTVLSLDTPLAVSASSPHRPQAVQLVEYLTSPENIRRYADAQGLLSPLRDAPPPADAAVRPLTDSLREGNVIFRSDIRLAWPLQNGLEAGLDVFLSGGNAGEATAETMRTLHRERAE comes from the coding sequence ATGCGCGGACGCGGCCTTCTTTCAGGCAATGACAAGCCCGGCCCGCGCAGGCTCGCGCTTGTGCTGCTTATCGCGCTGAACACTTTTTTCCTGTCCGGCTTCCTGTTTCACGTGGGCAACAGAAATATGGAGTATGACGATGCCCTGCCGCGGAAAACGCTGATCACCTTTCTGGGAATTCAATACGACGCTGAAAATCAGAGCTGCATCGAACAGATTCTGAACGGCTACAGCGCGGCGCACAATGACATGCTCGTCAGCTATGAAGGCATAGCGCTCAACGCCTATTCCCGGCTGCTCAATCAACGCCTCAAAAAAGACGACAGGGCGGACGACGTCTTCATGCTGCCGCCGGACTGCCTGCGGTCCTATCAACGCCGGGGACGGCTTGCGGACCTGTCCGGCCTGCCCGCGCTCACGGCCTATCGCCCCGAAGTGCTTGGGCAAATGCAAATGGGCGGCCGCCCCTATATCGCCACAACCAGCCTGGGCGCTCGCGGCCTGTTCGCCAATCTGGACCTCCTGGCCCGATACGGCGTGAGCACGCCCCGGAACGGCAAGGCCTTTCTGGCGGCCTGCGAAACCTTCCGCGCCCAGGGCATTACCCCCATCAGCGCCGACAGGGAAGCTCTGAAAACCGTTCTGACCGCCGTGAGCCTGACGCCGCCCGGCGGCCCCATACGGGAAAACGCCGCCGCCTTTCTCGCCGCGCTCAATGCCTCCCCGGATCGGCTGGAGCAGGCCGTGGGCAAAGGCTTCGCCCTTCTGGCCCTGCTGCGGGACAAGGGCTATATCTGCATGGAGGACGTCAGAGGAATCGGCTCTGTCCGTTTCAACGGGCTGTTTTGCAGCGGCGGGCGGCCCTTCATGATCGGCGGCACCTGGCTTTCACCGGGGCTCGCCCAAGCGCGGCTCGGGTTCCGGTTCAAGGTCTTTCCCCTGCCGCTGGGAGAGAGCGCGCCCGTGACGGTGCTGAGTCTGGACACGCCGCTTGCCGTCAGCGCGTCAAGCCCGCATCGTCCGCAGGCCGTTCAATTGGTGGAGTATCTGACCAGCCCCGAGAACATCCGGCGCTACGCCGACGCGCAGGGCCTTCTCAGCCCTTTGCGCGACGCTCCTCCCCCGGCTGACGCGGCGGTCAGGCCGCTGACGGACAGTCTGCGCGAAGGAAATGTCATCTTCAGATCAGACATCCGCCTGGCATGGCCGCTCCAGAACGGCCTGGAGGCTGGCCTGGACGTATTTCTGTCCGGCGGCAACGCCGGGGAGGCGACGGCCGAAACCATGCGGACTCTCCACCGTGAGCGTGCCGAGTGA
- a CDS encoding EAL domain-containing protein produces the protein MISPKKQNIFIAVALALLFTLFCAASLNFMSFVQQSLWDNAVKHVMESTARAANALQRNAVKDLELLRMLAQDLEQGMSSDEQRIIGKLQTHLSGTGSLAALIFKDGTGYTDTGLAVTLTPEERKLVQGLNKQGGMLPPYRNRGSGRRTLTIYTPVKFPDGREAHLFKGYNVESLYAAYALSFYNNTGFAYVTLPGGEIIMRSLHPASNKTFTSLFDIINGNGNRPEVIEAFRDSLKNGKTGVAVFNDADGENVFCYVPMPDMEGWYLVSIIPNAVIMKEANAIILRTLLLCGLLFAGLLAVFFIYRRLKRGYQREIRALAFTDTLTGIRNFTKFKIDGDALLQAPDAPHYAVLTLDILNFQVVNEVLGYNIGDALLQRLALLLGELARPGALTARVNGDHFVVLLPYDKKQDLTAYCDALLRALNGYARSQAGSYHIELRTGICCAEDGDAATGINDLLDRANIALKAIKAKGAQPWNFYDSGMRVRILREKELEMRMGRALRDGEFQIHIQPKYRLDSLELAGGEALVRWQSPDHGFLPPAEFIPLFEKNRFIIQLDQYVFTAVCRLLRQWLDAGVAPCPLAVNVSRVQFYTLDFVETYIGIKKRYDIPDGLLELEFTESIFIENVELLRTAVQELRQAGFSCAIDDFGAGYSSLNILKDLPVDVLKLDGVFFRSLKSNGRDKVVIQNIVHMAGELQMATVAEGVETLEQVNFLKDTNCDMVQGYVFARPMPAEKFTERLRNSGDTC, from the coding sequence GTGATCAGCCCCAAAAAGCAGAACATCTTTATCGCCGTCGCCCTGGCGCTGCTTTTCACGCTGTTCTGCGCCGCGTCGCTGAACTTCATGAGCTTCGTCCAGCAATCCCTGTGGGACAACGCCGTCAAACACGTCATGGAAAGCACCGCGCGGGCCGCCAACGCCCTGCAGCGCAACGCCGTCAAGGATCTGGAGCTGCTGCGCATGCTGGCCCAGGATCTGGAACAGGGCATGTCCTCCGACGAGCAGCGGATCATCGGCAAACTGCAAACCCACCTCTCCGGCACCGGCAGCCTCGCGGCCCTGATCTTCAAGGACGGCACGGGCTATACGGATACCGGGCTGGCCGTCACCCTCACCCCCGAGGAAAGGAAGCTTGTCCAGGGCCTGAACAAACAAGGCGGCATGCTTCCCCCATACCGCAACCGGGGCTCCGGGCGGCGCACGCTCACCATCTATACGCCGGTGAAGTTCCCCGACGGACGCGAAGCCCACCTGTTCAAGGGCTACAACGTGGAAAGCCTGTACGCGGCGTACGCGCTTTCATTCTACAACAACACGGGCTTCGCCTATGTGACCCTGCCCGGCGGCGAAATCATCATGCGGTCGCTGCATCCGGCCAGCAACAAAACCTTTACCAGTCTCTTCGACATTATCAACGGAAACGGCAACCGCCCAGAGGTCATTGAGGCCTTCCGCGACTCCCTGAAGAACGGCAAAACCGGCGTGGCCGTGTTCAACGACGCCGATGGCGAAAACGTCTTCTGCTACGTCCCTATGCCGGATATGGAAGGCTGGTACCTTGTCTCGATCATCCCCAATGCGGTGATAATGAAAGAGGCCAATGCCATCATCCTGAGGACGCTGTTGCTCTGCGGACTGCTTTTCGCCGGATTGCTCGCGGTCTTTTTCATCTACCGCCGCCTCAAGCGCGGCTATCAGCGGGAAATCCGGGCCCTGGCCTTTACGGACACGCTCACCGGCATCCGGAACTTCACCAAATTCAAAATCGACGGCGACGCGCTGTTGCAGGCCCCCGACGCGCCGCACTACGCCGTGCTGACCCTTGACATCCTGAACTTCCAGGTCGTCAACGAGGTGCTGGGCTACAATATCGGAGATGCGCTGCTGCAACGCCTTGCTCTCCTCCTGGGCGAGCTGGCCCGCCCCGGCGCGCTTACGGCGCGGGTGAACGGGGATCATTTCGTGGTTCTGCTTCCCTACGACAAAAAGCAGGACCTGACGGCCTATTGTGACGCGCTGCTGCGGGCGCTCAATGGATACGCGCGTTCCCAGGCCGGGAGCTACCATATAGAACTGCGCACGGGCATCTGCTGCGCGGAGGACGGCGACGCGGCCACCGGCATCAACGATCTGCTGGACCGCGCCAATATTGCCCTGAAGGCCATCAAGGCCAAGGGCGCGCAGCCGTGGAACTTCTATGATTCCGGCATGCGCGTCAGGATACTGCGTGAAAAGGAACTGGAAATGCGCATGGGCCGGGCCCTGCGCGACGGGGAATTCCAGATCCACATCCAGCCCAAATACCGCCTGGACAGCCTGGAGCTGGCCGGAGGGGAGGCGCTGGTGCGCTGGCAGAGCCCGGACCACGGTTTTCTCCCGCCCGCCGAATTCATCCCCCTGTTTGAAAAAAACCGTTTTATCATCCAGCTGGATCAATACGTGTTCACAGCCGTCTGCCGCCTGCTGCGGCAATGGCTGGATGCGGGCGTGGCCCCCTGCCCCCTGGCCGTGAACGTTTCACGGGTACAGTTCTATACCTTGGACTTTGTGGAAACCTACATCGGCATCAAGAAGCGGTACGACATCCCCGACGGCCTGCTGGAGCTGGAATTCACGGAAAGCATCTTCATCGAGAACGTGGAGCTGCTGCGTACCGCCGTCCAGGAACTGCGCCAGGCGGGCTTTTCCTGCGCCATCGACGATTTCGGGGCCGGGTATTCCTCACTCAACATTCTCAAGGATCTGCCCGTGGACGTGCTCAAACTGGACGGCGTCTTCTTCCGCTCGCTCAAATCCAACGGCCGCGACAAGGTCGTGATCCAGAACATCGTGCACATGGCCGGTGAGCTGCAGATGGCTACCGTGGCCGAAGGCGTGGAAACCCTGGAGCAGGTGAACTTTCTCAAGGACACCAACTGCGATATGGTACAGGGCTATGTCTTTGCCCGGCCCATGCCCGCCGAAAAATTCACCGAGCGCCTGCGCAATTCTGGCGACACATGCTGA